A genomic segment from Halobellus litoreus encodes:
- a CDS encoding glycoside hydrolase family 15 protein, whose product MTEDPPTLRPSDKDAIVSAPVGDGQAVLSTVNKYPGAGHPDWRGALIEDTSAFRLDVDQFYDIHTLLWDADLGQTLDVRNDAVASEVEYESGRVPEIHVTNDFEFAADVTAALEQDVLVSVNAAALVVRNRASFSTSHRRTVFTVVGLGIRDLVTGDDVDEAYGSHSRGYDFVVAQDGARYLAICHHRPPTGQTTFDGLRVGAQGYTSGAAKSAWHDIYVENDGHIDGNDYLSGKVDVGVGLEVGDAPEVTWTTAVGFGESEREAIENALTVQHNGYDAERSMFEAAWESWHRTHAGSPVEDAYVSEMYDLSLTSMKCAQDRNGAIVAGAFQPQSFGYRYVWPRDLVAMVQALLAAGAVTEAINAVDWLDRAQIAEERYDHRGIDRRGTWWQNYYSNGMAHWRELQLDQVGGPIYAHWLLWRFTDDDSLLEAYYDMSKLAADFLLGWDNGDGFPAKHQDPWEEVWGHTTGGSAAAIAGLRSMAELADGAGDTEYASRCRDLASRWAGNFDAYCFKRDGLLGGHYVTADRPEGVDNPRPDRRPDAAAFTASWPWNVVDADSEEMQKTVMHAENPYWRADGTPCVGRYPGDDYTPTETAEDGGWPICEAYADMVRWQCGVDPDAVEKFIHEDSRTWRTDAGLLPERVDGDGGVRWNSNLQWSQAMYVLLVESFVRGTPVGLAPGP is encoded by the coding sequence GTGACGGAAGACCCGCCGACCCTCCGCCCGAGCGACAAGGACGCCATCGTGAGCGCGCCGGTCGGCGACGGACAGGCGGTCCTCTCGACGGTCAACAAGTACCCCGGAGCGGGCCATCCCGACTGGCGCGGGGCGCTCATCGAGGACACGTCCGCCTTCAGACTCGACGTGGACCAGTTCTACGACATCCACACGCTTCTCTGGGACGCCGACCTCGGTCAGACCCTGGACGTCCGCAACGACGCGGTCGCGAGTGAGGTGGAGTACGAATCGGGTCGCGTCCCCGAGATTCACGTCACGAACGACTTCGAGTTCGCCGCCGATGTCACCGCGGCGCTCGAACAGGACGTTCTCGTGAGCGTCAACGCGGCGGCGCTGGTAGTGAGGAACCGGGCGTCGTTTTCGACGTCCCACCGACGAACCGTCTTCACCGTGGTCGGCCTCGGCATTCGGGACCTCGTCACCGGTGACGACGTGGACGAAGCGTACGGGTCCCACAGCCGCGGGTACGACTTCGTCGTCGCGCAGGACGGGGCCCGGTACCTCGCTATCTGCCACCATCGACCGCCGACGGGACAGACGACGTTCGACGGATTGCGCGTGGGGGCACAGGGGTACACGTCGGGCGCGGCGAAGAGCGCGTGGCACGATATCTACGTCGAGAACGACGGCCACATCGACGGGAACGACTACTTGAGCGGGAAGGTCGACGTCGGCGTCGGACTGGAAGTCGGCGACGCTCCGGAAGTGACGTGGACGACTGCTGTCGGGTTCGGGGAGAGCGAGCGAGAGGCGATCGAGAACGCCCTGACCGTCCAACACAACGGCTACGACGCCGAGCGGTCGATGTTCGAGGCGGCGTGGGAGAGTTGGCACCGGACCCACGCCGGTAGCCCCGTCGAGGACGCCTACGTCAGCGAGATGTACGACCTCTCGCTCACGAGTATGAAGTGCGCACAGGACCGAAACGGGGCGATCGTCGCCGGCGCGTTCCAGCCGCAGTCCTTCGGGTATCGGTACGTGTGGCCGCGGGATCTGGTCGCGATGGTGCAGGCCCTGCTCGCCGCCGGAGCCGTCACCGAAGCGATCAACGCCGTCGACTGGCTCGACCGCGCTCAGATCGCCGAAGAGCGGTACGATCACCGAGGGATCGACCGACGGGGCACGTGGTGGCAGAACTACTACTCCAACGGGATGGCACACTGGCGGGAGCTCCAGTTGGATCAGGTCGGGGGACCGATCTACGCACACTGGCTGCTCTGGCGTTTCACGGACGACGATTCGCTGCTGGAGGCGTACTACGATATGAGCAAACTGGCGGCGGATTTCCTCCTTGGGTGGGACAACGGGGACGGGTTCCCCGCGAAGCACCAGGACCCGTGGGAAGAAGTCTGGGGGCACACGACCGGCGGGAGCGCCGCCGCGATCGCCGGCCTCCGGTCGATGGCAGAACTCGCGGACGGGGCCGGCGATACGGAGTACGCGTCGCGATGTCGGGATCTCGCGTCGCGGTGGGCCGGGAACTTCGACGCGTACTGTTTCAAGCGCGACGGACTCCTCGGCGGCCACTACGTCACGGCTGATCGACCGGAGGGAGTGGACAATCCGCGCCCCGACAGACGCCCCGACGCCGCGGCGTTCACTGCCTCCTGGCCGTGGAACGTCGTCGACGCCGACAGCGAGGAAATGCAGAAAACGGTGATGCACGCCGAGAATCCGTATTGGCGGGCCGACGGAACACCGTGCGTGGGCCGGTATCCCGGAGACGATTACACGCCCACGGAAACCGCCGAGGACGGAGGATGGCCAATCTGTGAAGCCTACGCCGATATGGTGCGGTGGCAGTGCGGCGTAGACCCCGACGCCGTCGAGAAATTCATTCACGAAGACAGTCGGACTTGGCGCACCGACGCGGGATTGCTCCCGGAGCGTGTCGACGGCGACGGCGGCGTCAGGTGGAACTCGAATCTCCAGTGGAGTCAGGCGATGTACGTCCTACTCGTGGAGAGTTTCGTCCGCGGGACGCCGGTCGGTCTCGCTCCCGGACCCTGA
- a CDS encoding ADP-dependent glucokinase/phosphofructokinase: MGDIDSRIETDLTLLRDCPLFVAYNANVDALVRVDEELEAFLDRPEDPPGEAAPPDRLSSKRDLATAITRSMAAGQGDEIAMSAELTTELASELVPDTRQMGGQAGIMTNLLSTLGAAPIVYTYLLSETQFSMFDHPDAVRFPRVEDGRVRFVPLGDAIEADRTKTNWIFEFEDGTELFGVRAAADTRFIAASRPPEFDLTVDDLDPVVDQVGAAVDGALLAGYHNLTRENVQTDYEQVHRHARDVVRRLRSGGDLPVHIEYAVTHDHALRRSLTDHVLPEADVIGLDTHELQLLGRDLGVGSLSAGDGAARRETVDGAPPILEHYRALTAVKDALGVPCVRMHAMEYHLAVTDEYLPPEAVRRGLEFAAINAAAKASRGHITAPEDLERGLAYEPSDAGESAIESLADNVDASTRDGALCTPTVVAVPNRVVEDPVGTVGIGDIVSSASFALEVAVTRDRRGAGNG; encoded by the coding sequence ATGGGCGACATCGACAGCCGAATCGAAACGGATCTGACGCTGCTCCGTGACTGTCCGCTGTTCGTCGCGTACAACGCGAACGTGGACGCGCTCGTCCGAGTCGACGAAGAACTGGAAGCGTTCCTCGACCGTCCCGAGGACCCGCCCGGCGAGGCGGCACCGCCCGACCGCCTGAGCTCGAAACGGGACCTCGCGACGGCGATCACCCGCTCGATGGCCGCGGGGCAGGGCGACGAAATAGCGATGAGCGCCGAACTCACCACCGAACTGGCGTCCGAACTCGTCCCGGACACCAGGCAGATGGGCGGGCAGGCCGGAATAATGACCAACCTCCTCTCGACGCTGGGAGCGGCGCCGATCGTTTACACGTATCTCCTCTCGGAGACGCAGTTCTCGATGTTCGACCACCCTGACGCCGTGCGCTTCCCACGCGTCGAAGACGGTCGCGTCCGATTCGTCCCGCTCGGCGACGCGATCGAGGCGGATCGCACGAAAACCAACTGGATCTTCGAGTTCGAGGACGGGACGGAGCTGTTCGGCGTCCGCGCCGCGGCCGACACGCGGTTCATCGCCGCGTCGCGGCCGCCCGAGTTCGATTTGACTGTCGACGACCTCGACCCGGTCGTCGACCAGGTCGGTGCCGCGGTCGATGGCGCACTCCTCGCCGGCTATCACAACCTGACTCGCGAGAACGTCCAGACGGATTACGAGCAGGTGCATCGACACGCCAGAGACGTCGTCCGCCGCCTGCGCTCCGGTGGCGACCTGCCCGTTCATATCGAATACGCGGTGACGCACGACCACGCCCTTCGACGGAGTCTCACCGACCACGTCCTCCCTGAAGCCGACGTGATCGGCCTCGATACGCACGAACTGCAACTGCTGGGACGAGACCTCGGCGTCGGATCCCTGTCAGCGGGCGACGGTGCGGCGCGTCGAGAAACCGTCGACGGAGCACCCCCGATACTCGAACACTACCGCGCGCTAACCGCCGTCAAAGACGCTCTCGGCGTCCCCTGCGTCCGGATGCACGCGATGGAATACCACCTCGCGGTCACGGACGAGTACCTCCCCCCCGAAGCCGTCCGCCGCGGACTCGAGTTCGCCGCGATCAACGCTGCGGCGAAGGCATCGAGGGGTCACATTACAGCCCCTGAGGACTTGGAACGGGGGCTGGCATACGAACCGTCGGACGCCGGTGAAAGCGCCATCGAGTCGCTCGCGGACAACGTCGACGCGTCGACCCGAGACGGCGCGCTCTGCACTCCGACGGTCGTCGCCGTCCCCAATCGCGTGGTCGAGGACCCGGTGGGGACGGTCGGCATCGGTGACATCGTCTCCTCGGCCAGTTTCGCACTCGAAGTCGCGGTCACGCGGGACCGTCGCGGAGCGGGGAACGGGTGA
- a CDS encoding alpha/beta hydrolase encodes MSDPFAVQSRDDPHRDQPIETAGAPPPAADAAVILLHGRGSTAKQVLRLADEFHHHGVMYLAPQAARRTWYPRSGYAPYEDNEPWFSSALDRVSAALGVAADADIPTERTLLFGFSQGGCLASEFVARTPRRYGGLVVLSGSLLGPETGDDYGGTIDGTPVFLGCSSDDAYVSAERVQESARVFERLGGDVTSRLYDGLGHEINDDEIQTVDRFTERLV; translated from the coding sequence ATGAGCGACCCGTTCGCGGTCCAGTCTCGGGACGACCCACATCGGGATCAGCCGATCGAGACGGCGGGGGCGCCGCCGCCGGCGGCAGACGCTGCGGTGATACTGCTCCACGGTCGCGGTTCGACGGCCAAGCAGGTGCTCCGACTCGCCGACGAATTCCACCATCACGGCGTAATGTACCTCGCTCCGCAGGCCGCCCGGCGCACGTGGTACCCTCGATCGGGCTACGCGCCGTACGAGGACAACGAACCGTGGTTCTCGTCCGCGCTCGACCGCGTTTCGGCGGCGCTCGGCGTGGCGGCCGACGCCGACATCCCGACGGAACGAACGCTTCTGTTCGGGTTTTCACAGGGCGGGTGTCTCGCGAGTGAGTTCGTGGCACGAACCCCCCGTCGATACGGCGGTCTGGTGGTCTTGTCGGGAAGCCTACTCGGACCCGAAACGGGAGACGACTACGGTGGGACCATCGATGGAACGCCGGTGTTCCTGGGCTGTAGTTCCGACGACGCCTACGTCTCGGCCGAGCGCGTTCAGGAATCGGCGAGGGTGTTCGAACGACTCGGTGGCGACGTGACCAGCAGACTCTACGACGGGCTCGGCCACGAGATCAACGACGACGAGATCCAGACGGTCGATCGATTCACCGAACGACTCGTCTGA
- a CDS encoding ring-cleaving dioxygenase: protein MLTDTPGIHHITGIVREAQQNVDFYTGVLGLRLVKQTVNFNEKFTRHLFYGDETGSPGASLTFFPYPAEEDGRIGKPQITTAGLVIPPNSVSYWRERLRRHGVDVEEPFDRFDETVLRFSDPDGTRLELVTGESTVEPWADGPIPPRHAIRGIHSVTLLSANAFVTASVLDTLGFELVGQEGDRVRYRAPGDRATVVDLLDRDSDFGREGAGSIHHVAVRVSDEDELYEWHDLFRERDYDVSRVKDRHFFHSLYVRDPGGILFEIATDAPGLTAGEDLDTFGQSLYLPPWLEEDREMIEGQLRPLDVSSASDSNG, encoded by the coding sequence ATGCTCACAGACACTCCCGGAATCCACCACATTACCGGTATCGTCCGCGAGGCCCAGCAGAACGTCGACTTCTACACGGGAGTTCTCGGCTTGCGCCTCGTCAAACAGACGGTGAACTTCAACGAGAAGTTCACGCGACACCTCTTCTACGGCGACGAAACCGGCTCACCGGGCGCGAGCCTGACGTTCTTTCCGTACCCCGCGGAGGAAGACGGTCGGATCGGGAAACCACAGATAACCACCGCTGGACTGGTGATCCCGCCGAATTCGGTGTCCTACTGGCGAGAGCGACTCCGTAGACACGGCGTCGATGTCGAAGAACCGTTCGACCGGTTCGACGAGACGGTGCTCCGGTTCTCCGACCCCGACGGGACACGACTCGAACTCGTCACCGGCGAATCGACCGTGGAGCCGTGGGCGGACGGACCGATTCCGCCGCGTCACGCAATTCGCGGCATCCATAGCGTGACGCTGCTCTCGGCGAACGCGTTCGTTACCGCGAGCGTGCTGGACACGCTAGGGTTCGAGCTCGTCGGTCAGGAGGGGGACCGCGTCCGGTATCGGGCACCGGGTGACCGCGCGACCGTCGTCGACCTTCTCGATCGGGATAGCGACTTCGGGCGGGAAGGTGCCGGGTCGATCCACCACGTCGCCGTGCGCGTCTCGGACGAAGACGAACTGTACGAGTGGCACGACCTCTTTCGGGAGCGTGACTACGACGTTTCACGGGTGAAGGACCGACACTTCTTCCATTCGTTGTACGTCCGGGACCCCGGCGGGATCCTGTTCGAAATCGCGACCGACGCACCGGGTCTCACAGCGGGTGAGGACCTCGATACGTTCGGACAGTCGCTGTACCTCCCGCCCTGGCTCGAGGAAGATCGCGAGATGATCGAGGGACAGCTCCGCCCGCTCGACGTCTCGTCCGCGTCTGATTCGAACGGATGA
- a CDS encoding mechanosensitive ion channel family protein produces MLPLQQAISLDPQQYVPPLISAVTTIVLFVVVFAVIYLLGRYFVTQAVERSLRHRGFDETLVGLAVSTAVVLTAVVAVALAATVAGFGVVLAAFATLAGALALAVGFAAQDLIANFVAGVFIIQDEPFTVGDWIEWSGNSGVVREIQLRVTKLDTFDNELVTVPNSDLASAAVVNNVANDQRRVSVGFGIGYEDDIEQAREAIIDEGSRIEGVLSDPAPTAPVSSLGDSAVVLSGRIWIDPEESSYGAIRAQFVEAVKGRFDAEGIDMPYPNTELSGGIEVTNVGGAGEAAGD; encoded by the coding sequence ATGTTACCACTCCAACAGGCTATCTCGCTCGACCCACAGCAGTACGTGCCACCGCTTATCAGCGCAGTCACGACGATCGTATTGTTCGTCGTCGTGTTCGCGGTCATCTATCTCCTCGGGAGGTATTTCGTCACTCAAGCGGTGGAACGCAGTCTCAGGCACCGGGGTTTCGACGAAACGCTCGTCGGTCTCGCGGTGAGCACTGCCGTCGTACTCACCGCCGTCGTGGCGGTCGCGCTGGCTGCGACGGTCGCTGGCTTCGGTGTGGTCCTGGCCGCGTTCGCGACCCTGGCCGGGGCGCTCGCGCTCGCCGTCGGCTTCGCCGCCCAGGACCTCATCGCCAACTTCGTCGCCGGGGTGTTCATCATTCAGGACGAACCGTTCACGGTCGGCGACTGGATCGAGTGGAGCGGGAACAGCGGCGTGGTTCGAGAGATCCAACTGCGAGTGACGAAACTGGACACGTTCGACAACGAATTGGTCACCGTCCCGAACAGCGACCTCGCCAGCGCGGCAGTGGTGAACAACGTGGCGAACGACCAACGACGGGTGTCAGTCGGCTTCGGGATCGGGTACGAGGACGACATCGAACAGGCACGCGAGGCGATCATCGACGAGGGGTCGCGCATCGAGGGCGTCCTCAGCGACCCTGCGCCGACGGCGCCCGTGAGCTCCCTCGGCGACTCGGCGGTCGTGCTCTCGGGACGGATCTGGATCGATCCCGAGGAGAGCAGTTACGGCGCGATCCGCGCGCAGTTCGTCGAGGCAGTCAAAGGGCGGTTCGACGCCGAGGGGATCGATATGCCGTATCCCAACACCGAACTTTCCGGGGGGATCGAAGTCACGAACGTCGGCGGAGCCGGGGAGGCTGCAGGCGACTGA
- a CDS encoding YgaP family membrane protein produces MEKNVGGYDRTARLVLGPILGTISLAALAGYVSLGFGPLSTGIVAALFGLVAVVLIVTGATQQCVLNRVLGLDTYRPERSTESEETVQSRKSV; encoded by the coding sequence ATGGAAAAAAACGTCGGAGGGTACGATCGCACTGCTCGCCTCGTGCTTGGTCCAATCCTCGGAACCATCTCGTTGGCGGCTCTTGCTGGATACGTTAGCCTGGGGTTCGGTCCGCTATCAACAGGTATCGTTGCCGCGCTTTTCGGCCTGGTCGCCGTAGTGCTCATCGTCACCGGAGCCACCCAGCAGTGTGTCCTCAACCGTGTGCTCGGGCTTGACACCTACCGTCCCGAGCGCTCGACTGAAAGCGAAGAGACTGTTCAGTCGCGAAAGTCTGTGTAA
- a CDS encoding CPBP family intramembrane glutamic endopeptidase, translated as MAPLRTFVREHRFPTFVVLTFVLTWIPWGVVTVELRAGRSDIVTPLVLLGGFGPFIAAVLTVAGSGDIRSWLGNLVDVGAPLRVWAAAVLVPVGLYVVALAVSVLAGSGFDRAGLLPAAALPAVAFATFVRGGLEEPGWRGLGLPVLQQRIGAFRASVVIGVIWAVWHVPLFLLPGSSQAGTPFALYAAVVVGISVITTWLYNAAGGRVLVPVVFHTLSNAVSVTTAGGFVGDEVASVLALLVVVWALVLVLVWRYDTTRLSSQPLPDGGLDLTTTETGTGQTEDTVAGTSQTNRPE; from the coding sequence ATGGCCCCCCTCCGAACCTTCGTTCGCGAGCATCGCTTCCCGACGTTCGTCGTCCTGACGTTCGTCCTGACGTGGATCCCGTGGGGCGTAGTCACCGTCGAACTTCGCGCTGGACGGTCAGACATCGTAACGCCGCTCGTCCTCCTCGGTGGGTTCGGACCGTTTATCGCCGCCGTCCTCACTGTCGCCGGTAGTGGTGACATCCGGTCGTGGCTCGGGAACCTCGTAGACGTGGGGGCACCGCTCCGTGTCTGGGCGGCGGCGGTACTCGTCCCGGTCGGCCTCTACGTCGTCGCGCTGGCCGTCTCCGTGCTCGCCGGTAGTGGATTCGACCGGGCTGGTCTCCTCCCGGCTGCAGCCCTCCCCGCAGTCGCGTTCGCGACGTTCGTCCGCGGTGGGCTCGAAGAACCCGGGTGGCGCGGGCTCGGGCTGCCGGTCCTCCAGCAGCGCATCGGTGCCTTTCGGGCGAGTGTGGTCATCGGCGTTATCTGGGCCGTCTGGCACGTCCCGCTGTTTCTCTTACCTGGAAGCTCGCAAGCCGGTACGCCGTTCGCACTGTACGCCGCGGTCGTTGTCGGTATCAGCGTCATCACGACCTGGCTGTACAACGCGGCAGGCGGACGGGTACTTGTTCCGGTCGTCTTCCACACGCTCTCGAACGCGGTGTCGGTGACGACCGCCGGTGGATTCGTCGGCGACGAAGTCGCCTCCGTCCTGGCGCTGTTGGTCGTCGTCTGGGCTCTCGTGTTGGTCCTCGTCTGGCGATACGACACTACCCGACTTTCGTCCCAGCCCCTCCCGGATGGAGGGCTCGATTTGACGACGACCGAAACCGGCACGGGTCAGACTGAGGATACGGTTGCCGGCACCTCTCAAACAAATCGTCCGGAGTAA
- a CDS encoding serine hydrolase domain-containing protein, with translation MEGNEAKSRLKYRLQSAVKDNSDLHSAYLLVHSDSRNVHWNLATGQTAGIEAAPEQPYYAASIGKTFTSTIVAMLADDGQLRFDDPISEYLSESLLDGLHTIDGTDYTDDIRIRHLLGHTSGLPHSLPEGGRMFLNTRLEESSEGNTLFDEMLEEPDRIWEPEETIEWAKQHLEPHFPPGADCYYSEFGYNLLGLIIESVTEQPYHEALAEFLFEPLEMEHSYLPPFSDPAVESELPTAPFYIDETRIDVDDVPSLSAFCAGGQTVNTAEELFRFHRALVEGDLVSEETLQKMQQWNKLWQGIDYGYGVVRIRPLPFLKRFHSWGGLGASSAFMLYNPAIDVYLIGTFNQWSYMRKSIMFLLRTLRSISKVEPSGQ, from the coding sequence ATGGAAGGCAATGAAGCCAAATCTCGTCTGAAATATCGGTTACAATCTGCCGTCAAAGACAACTCCGACCTCCACTCCGCGTACTTGTTGGTCCATTCCGACAGCCGTAACGTTCACTGGAATCTAGCCACCGGTCAGACGGCGGGTATCGAAGCCGCTCCAGAGCAACCATACTACGCAGCCAGCATCGGCAAGACCTTCACCTCGACAATCGTGGCTATGCTGGCCGACGACGGGCAACTGCGCTTCGATGACCCGATCTCGGAGTACCTGTCAGAGTCACTTCTCGACGGTCTTCACACGATCGACGGCACAGATTACACAGACGATATCCGCATCCGTCATCTCCTCGGTCACACGTCCGGACTCCCGCATTCGCTTCCCGAAGGCGGAAGGATGTTCTTGAATACTCGATTGGAAGAATCCTCCGAGGGGAACACACTGTTCGACGAGATGCTAGAGGAACCGGACCGGATATGGGAACCGGAAGAGACGATCGAGTGGGCAAAACAACATCTGGAACCGCACTTCCCACCAGGGGCGGACTGCTACTATTCGGAGTTCGGGTACAACTTGCTCGGATTGATCATCGAAAGCGTAACTGAGCAGCCGTATCACGAGGCGCTAGCGGAGTTCCTGTTTGAGCCGTTGGAGATGGAGCACTCGTACTTACCGCCGTTCTCTGACCCTGCTGTCGAAAGTGAGCTCCCCACAGCCCCGTTTTATATCGACGAGACGAGGATCGATGTGGATGACGTGCCCTCGTTGAGCGCATTCTGCGCCGGAGGGCAGACGGTGAACACCGCAGAAGAGCTATTCCGGTTCCATCGGGCTTTGGTCGAGGGGGACCTCGTCTCCGAGGAGACGCTCCAGAAGATGCAGCAGTGGAACAAACTGTGGCAGGGAATCGACTACGGCTACGGCGTCGTCCGCATCCGGCCATTGCCGTTTCTCAAACGCTTCCACTCGTGGGGTGGGTTGGGTGCGAGCAGTGCGTTTATGCTGTACAATCCCGCGATCGACGTCTATCTGATCGGGACTTTCAACCAGTGGTCGTATATGCGAAAGAGCATAATGTTTCTCCTCCGAACGCTGCGTTCGATTTCGAAGGTGGAGCCATCCGGACAATAG
- a CDS encoding Acg family FMN-binding oxidoreductase: MSEPELTRSVWELDSNDYPASAAIDEKIRFLLRYAILAPSSHNSQPWRFRVSGNEVDIGTDESRWLDAADPTKRELYISVGCAIENLCVAAEHFEVEPRVEYHGETDTDTVATVTLHDDSEPSTHRPSELFDAITERSTSHDLFDDRTLDTAVRDELGAVVAEDDVTLHLVDEPAVKQSMSELQAEGDRRLMDDPEYRTELGHWIGLGALGSSWLVARIGQAVVTHLDLGDREAAKNSKLIESAPLVAVLTTESDDPMTQVKVGQVFERLALLATTAGVAVHPMSQTLERPELRTRLQGLLDSTAGVPQHLFRMGYTDEHPEHTPRWPLEAFLVDR; the protein is encoded by the coding sequence ATGAGTGAGCCAGAACTCACGAGATCGGTCTGGGAGCTCGACTCGAACGACTATCCAGCGAGCGCAGCCATAGACGAGAAGATCCGATTCCTCCTTCGGTACGCGATACTTGCCCCGTCCAGTCACAACTCCCAGCCGTGGCGATTCCGCGTGTCGGGGAACGAGGTCGACATCGGGACCGACGAATCGCGTTGGCTGGACGCCGCCGACCCGACGAAGCGGGAACTGTACATCAGCGTCGGCTGTGCGATCGAAAATCTCTGTGTTGCAGCCGAACACTTCGAGGTCGAGCCCCGCGTCGAGTACCACGGCGAGACGGACACCGATACCGTGGCGACCGTCACCCTCCACGACGACAGCGAGCCGTCGACTCACCGACCGTCGGAACTGTTCGATGCGATCACAGAACGCTCGACGAGTCACGATCTGTTCGACGACCGAACGCTCGATACAGCGGTACGAGACGAACTCGGCGCAGTTGTGGCCGAGGACGACGTCACGTTGCACCTCGTCGACGAGCCTGCGGTGAAGCAGTCTATGAGCGAGTTACAGGCTGAGGGTGACCGACGGCTGATGGACGACCCGGAGTATCGAACGGAGCTGGGCCACTGGATCGGGCTCGGGGCGCTCGGGAGTTCCTGGCTTGTGGCGCGTATCGGCCAGGCCGTCGTCACCCATCTCGATCTCGGTGACCGGGAAGCAGCAAAGAACTCGAAACTCATCGAGAGCGCACCCCTCGTCGCCGTCCTGACGACGGAGTCAGACGATCCGATGACGCAAGTCAAGGTGGGACAGGTCTTCGAACGCCTTGCACTGCTTGCCACCACCGCTGGTGTCGCCGTCCACCCGATGAGCCAGACGCTGGAGCGCCCCGAGTTGCGGACGCGCCTGCAGGGGCTACTCGACAGTACCGCCGGTGTCCCACAGCACCTCTTCCGGATGGGCTATACGGACGAGCATCCGGAGCATACGCCACGCTGGCCCCTGGAAGCGTTCCTCGTTGATCGGTGA
- a CDS encoding SDR family oxidoreductase: MTASADSQRVVVLTGGTSGIGRIAARDLAAQGATVAVIGRNQTRGDTLVADATPLDGDIRFHQADLAPQATVRSLATELLDTYDRIDALVHNAGLSSRHRTETEDGVELTFAVNYLAPYLLTHELLARLRISAPSRVVVTASDIHRRARFDFDDLQFTEEYDSLQAYARSKLATIAFTRELADRLEETGITANCFHPGFVPTTKLFRDAAVWTRAMVRAAAIIPGIGTSKKEGARRLCHLVTAPKFSERTGAYVTGEGVTSPSTEATDPENREQLWKISADLVDVDPQWL, from the coding sequence GTGACTGCCAGCGCGGACTCCCAGCGCGTCGTGGTACTGACGGGCGGGACGAGTGGTATCGGTCGCATCGCTGCGAGAGACCTTGCTGCGCAGGGGGCGACTGTTGCGGTTATTGGGCGAAACCAGACGCGCGGTGACACACTCGTCGCTGACGCGACTCCGCTCGACGGCGATATCCGATTTCATCAGGCGGACCTCGCACCGCAGGCTACCGTTCGTTCCCTTGCCACGGAGCTCCTCGATACGTATGACCGGATTGATGCCCTCGTCCACAACGCTGGGCTCTCGTCTCGCCATCGCACAGAAACCGAGGATGGGGTCGAACTCACGTTCGCCGTTAACTACCTTGCCCCGTACCTGCTGACACACGAATTACTTGCTCGACTTCGAATCTCCGCCCCCAGCAGAGTCGTCGTCACCGCCTCAGACATTCACCGTCGCGCGAGGTTCGATTTCGACGATCTCCAATTCACCGAGGAGTACGATTCGCTCCAAGCATACGCCCGATCGAAACTCGCTACTATCGCGTTCACACGTGAACTTGCTGATCGACTCGAAGAGACCGGGATCACGGCGAACTGCTTTCACCCCGGCTTCGTCCCCACGACAAAGCTGTTCCGCGATGCCGCGGTCTGGACACGGGCGATGGTCCGGGCGGCAGCCATTATTCCCGGTATTGGAACCTCCAAAAAGGAAGGCGCACGGCGACTCTGTCACCTCGTGACGGCTCCGAAATTCAGTGAGCGAACCGGGGCGTACGTCACCGGGGAGGGGGTCACGTCCCCATCGACAGAAGCAACCGATCCAGAGAATCGAGAACAGCTTTGGAAGATCAGCGCCGACTTGGTCGACGTTGATCCCCAGTGGCTGTAG